One window from the genome of Garra rufa chromosome 1, GarRuf1.0, whole genome shotgun sequence encodes:
- the LOC141340559 gene encoding uncharacterized protein, whose amino-acid sequence MAFIKEESEDMKILETFRVKHEDIEEQTDLMTLKEESQELNETEEKDDFKTEVKSISCSQNKKTSSPEINQKPQSTNLNSNMRVQTGERPYSCQQCGKSFILSGHLNSHMKIHIEKKPVICPQCGKSFTKKKNLTVHMRIHTGEKPFICKLCGKSFTQKQYLPLHMRVHTGEKPYSCKLCGESFSRKGVLETHMIIHTQKKPFICPQCGKSFTNKNNLTVHVRTHTGEKPFICKLCGNSFTQKQYLTVHMRTHTGEKPFICKQCGKSFSRKGVLKTHMIIHTDKKPFICPECGKCFTLKSTLDNHMKIHTGEKPFNCPQCGKSFKHKTSLEVHLSIHTVEKPYTCEQCGKSFTHKVSLKVHMTVHTGEKPYKCVQCEKSFTCQSNMKRHLQTHSGKELPFSSMQEEV is encoded by the coding sequence acctgatgactctgaaagaggagagtcaagaactcaatgaaacagaagagaaagatgatttcaaaactgaagtaaaatcaattagttgctcacagaataaaaaaacatcctcaccagaaataaatcaaaaaccacaaagtacaaatcttaattctaacatgagagttcagactggagagagaccttacagctgccaacagtgtgggaagagtttcattttaagtggacatcttaacagtcacatgaaaattcacattgaaaagaagccggttatatgccctcagtgtggaaagagttttacaaagaaaaaaaaccttactgtccacatgagaattcacactggagagaagcctttcatctgtaaactgtgtgggaagagttttacacagaaacaatACCTTCCtctccacatgagagttcacactggagagaagccttactcctgCAAACTCTGTGGGGagagtttctcacgaaaaggAGTTCTTGAGactcacatgataattcacacccAAAAAAAGCCGTtcatatgccctcagtgtggaaagagttttacaaacaaaaataacCTTACTGTCCAcgtgagaactcacactggagagaagcctttcatctgtaaactgtgtgggaatagttttacacagaaacaatACCTTACTGtacacatgagaactcacactggagagaagcctttcatctgcaaacagtgtgggaagagtttctcacgaaaaggtgttcttaagactcacatgataaTTCATACCGATAAGAAGCCATTCATATGTCctgagtgtggaaagtgttttacaCTGAAAAGTACGCTTGAtaaccacatgaaaattcacactggagagaaaccttttaactgccctcagtgtggaaagagtttcaagcaTAAAACAAGTCTTGaagttcacttgagcattcacactgtagagaaaccttacacctgtgaacagtgtggaaagagtttcacgcatAAAGTAAGCCTTAAggttcacatgacagttcacactggagagaaaccgtacaagtgtgttcagtgtgagaagagtttcacatgtcagagcaacatgaaacgtcatttgcaaactcattctggaaaggaactgccattttcttcaatgcaagaagaggtttag